The following nucleotide sequence is from Acinonyx jubatus isolate Ajub_Pintada_27869175 chromosome E3, VMU_Ajub_asm_v1.0, whole genome shotgun sequence.
CCTCCCCAACCCTCAGTCCTCCTGACCGACAAGGAGGGGAGACAGCTGTCGCCCGACGAGGCACTGGATGAGGCCGTGCCTGAGTACCGGGCCCCGGGGAGGAAGAGCCTCCAGGAGATCCAGCAGCTGGACCCTGATGACGAGAGCCTGGTCAAGTACAAGCGGGCACTGCTGGGGCCCCTGCCACCTCTCGTGGGTATGTAGGGCTCTGGGcccagaggggaggggcggaggccGGGcggctggggcggggcgggggtggttgGGGGGGAGCCGTCCTGGTGACTTCCGGTTTCTCCTCAGACCCGAGCCTGCCTAATGTGCAGGTGACCAGGCTGACGTTGAtgtctgagcaggctccagggcccaTCACCATGGACCTCACAGGTACTGCCCCCCCCTCGCCCGCCGTGGGGCTCCTGGGGCAGGGTCTCCACCGTCACACTTAGCTGCACTGTCCCTCGCAGGGGAGCTGGCTGCGCTGAAAAACCAGGTGTTTGTCCTGAAGGAGGGTGTGGATTACAAAGTGAAGATTACCTTTAAGGTGAGGGCAGCTGTCGCGGGGGACACCTGCCAACACAGGGCCAGCCCCCCCAGAGGGGCCCTTAACACCCTCTGTCCCCCAGGTCAATAAGGAGATCGTCAGTGGCCTCAAGTGTCTGCATCACACCTACCGCCAGGGCCTGCGTGGTGAGGGCAGCGAGGAGGGCTGGcctggggggctgtgggggggggggggcggctgcgGCAGAGGGTGGCCCCTGacaacctccccctcccccagtggacAAGGCGGTGTACATGGTGGGCAGTTATGGCCCTAGCGCCCAGGAGTATGAGTTTGTGACCCCGGTGGAGGAGGTGCCTCGAGGAGCCTTGGTGCGGGGTGCCTACGTGGTCACGTCCTTCTTCACTGACGATGACAGGACAGACCACATGTCCTGGGAGTGGGGCCTCCACATCTGCCAAGACTGGAAGAGCTGAACGTCCCCTACCCCGGGGGCTGTCCTCAGCCCACCTGGGGTCCTTGTTTCCCCTGCCCCTGCAGTCAGTGaccacacccccacaccctctGCTCCGGTCCTGGGACACCCCCTTCCTGGGCTGGCACTGTGCCCTGAACAGTCCTATTAAACGTCACCTTGTCTCGGTGCCCTTGGTGTtgcctctgtctgcctcccctcccctgggggtggggggagcctcgTGGCCTTATCTTCCTGGGACTAGGACTGGGTGCCACGTGGCAGCTGCTGCTTGGCCCCCGGCCCCCTTATCTGCCCCCCGCCTCGTGGGCCCAGCACTGCCATGGACGGCCAGCTCCTGcttgtgctgctgctgctgctgcttgggGCCTCGGGCCCagagggccaggggccagggcccGGGGAGCCCGAGGAGGAGCCCCCCAAGGAGGAAATCCCTGAGGAGGATGGGATCTTGGTGCTGAGCCGGCGCAACCTCGGCCTGGCCTTGCGGGAGCACCGCACTCTGCTGGTGCAGTTCTGTGAGTGCACCGGGCCAGAGGGCTGGAGGAGCCACAGGGgccccccggggcggggggggggggggggttcaacTCCCCACCCTGTGTAGCCGGGGCTTGTGCACATGAGGGACTTCCCCTGTGGGCACTTGGCCCTCCACTGTGCTCCTGGGGCTCCATGGAAGGGCACCGGAAGCAACGCCCTGGGACTGAGCTGGGCCTGGGGGCATccagcctgagcaggggagggtggggctggggagggaggcgcAGGTGCAGGGAAGACCCTAGATCACCATCCATCTGCAACTCTTTCTGTGAGGGGCCACATAGCATTCAGGCCTTGCATATTCTGCTATGGATTAGaaaaagaataggggcgcctgggggggggctcagtgggttaggcgtctgactttggctcaggtcatgatctcacagtttgtgagttcgaaccctgcgtggggctctgtgctgacagctcggagcccggagcctgcttcggattctgtgtctccccctctgcccctccccaacttgagagtgcgcgtgctctctctctcgctctctctctctaaataaacattaaataaataaacattaaagaagacatgtttttaatgtttatttatgttgagagagcaggcacatgagcaggagaggagaagagagagagggagagagagaatcccaagcaggctttgcactgttatctcagagcccgatgtggggctcgatcccatgaatcgtgagatcatgaccccagccaaattcaagagtcagacaaacagtcaaccacctgagccccccaggcgcccccctcttcGGTGGATTCTTGCAAAACTTTACACACGTGAAAGCCATTCCTAGATGGCAGGCTTCCGCAAGCAGGCACAGGTGGCCAGGGAGCAGCAGCTGGAGGGTTCTTCTCAAACTCACTGTCGGGGCGGTGCTGGCCGCTgcacgccccccccacccccaccgcccgccGCCCCCCGGTGTGGGACCTTGAGTCTGGCTCTGCTGCAGAGGGTCAGATGGGCCCCCAAAGGATTCGGGAAGCGTGGATAGGAGTGCTCTCTGCCAGACCTGACTGATCCCAAGGTTCTGGCCGGGAGGGAGCAGGAGCCCAGGCTGGGGCTGTGGAGGCCGGTCGGGGACACTCATGGCCCTGTCCCCCAGATGCCCCATGGTGTGGGCACTGCAAGGCACTGGCCCCCGAATACAGCAAGGCCGCAGCCCTGCTGGCGGCAGAGTCAGCCAAAGCCAGGCTGGCCAAGGTGGACGGGCCTGCAGAGACAGAGCTGACGGAGGAGTTTGCTGTGACCGCATACCCCACGCTCAAGTTCTTCCGCGATGGGAATCGCACACACCCGGAGGAGTACACCGGTAGGGGGAGCGGGCacgaggggggcgggggcggggggctgggccCAGGCTGAGGCAACTCTTTGCAGGCCCCAGAGAGGCTGAGGGCATCGCTGAATGGCTGAGGCGGCGGGCGGGGCCCAGTGCCACCCGGCTGGAGGACGAGGACGGTGCCCAGGCACTGATCGACGGCCGGGATGTTGTGGTCATTGGCTTCTTCCAGGTGAGCTGGTGGTACTGGGGTCCAGGCCATGGGAGCAGGGCCCGCAGTGCCAGCTGACCTCACAGGCTTGGGGCTCCTTAGGACCTGCAGGACGAGGACGTGGCTACCTTCCTGGCCCTGGCCCAGGATGCCCTGGACATGACCTTTGGCCTCACTGACCAGCCAAAGCTCTTTCAGAAGTTTGGCCTCACCAAGGACACCGTGGTGCTCTTCAAGAAGGTGGGTCAGGGCCAAGGTGGGGGTCGGGGCTCAGGACCCTGGCTCCTGCTGACCCCCGCTGAGTTGTCCAGTTTGACGAGGGCCGGGCAGACTTCCCAGTGGACGAAGAGCTGGGCCTGGATCAGGGCGACCTGTCGCACTTCCTCCTCACGCACAGCATGCGTCTGGTCACAGAATTCAACAGCCAGGTGAGTTGGACTGTGGGTGCATTTGCAGGGGTGGGGTCGTGTCCAGGGGAGCCAGCCCCCGCGAGTGCGGTTTGCCCTTGCAGACGTCGCCGAAGATCTTTTCGGCCAGGATCCTCAACCACCTGCTGCTGTTTGTCAACCAGACACTGGCCTCCCACCGGGAGCTGCTGGCTGGCTTCGGGGAGGCAGCTCCCCCATTCCGGGGGCAGGTACCGGCTGGGatggggggaggcggggtggtGGGGATGTGGGCTGACCGGCACCGACTGCCTGCCGGCAGGTGCTGTTCGTAGTCGTGGACGTCGGTGCCGACAATGGCCACGTGCTGCAGTACTTCGGCCTCAAGGCTGAGGAGGCCCCCACCCTGCGCTTCATCAACATGGAGACCACCAAGAAGTACGCACCTGCACACGGGGGGCCGCTCACCGCAACCTCCGTCACCGCCTTCTGCCACGCGGTCCTTGGCGGCGAGGTCAAGGTCTGCTGCTGAACTGCCCACCCGGGAaagggggggcgggcaggagggGAGCAGCAGTGCCCAGGAGAGCCCCCCAGTGAAGCACCCGGCCTGGTTTCCCCCAGCCCTACCTCCTGAGCCAGGAGCTGCCCCCTGACTGGGATCAGCGGCCGGTCAAGACCCTCGTGGGCAAGAATTTTGAGCAGGTGGCTTTCGACGAAACCAAGAATGTGTTTATCAAGTTTTGTGAGTGCAGCGGGCCACGGGTGGTGGGCAGCGGGCAGGTGGGGGCCTCTGCCGGCTGTGCCAACGCCCCGCTGTCCTAGACGCCCCTTGGTGCACCCACTGCAAGGAGATGGCCGCGGCCTGGGAGGCCCTGGCCGAGAAATACAAGGACCACGAGGACATCATCATTGCGGAACTGGACGCCACAGCCAACGAGCTGGAGGCTTTCCCTGTGCACGGCTTCCCTACCCTCAAGTTCTTCCCCGCGGGGCCGGGTCGCAAGGTGAGGTAGGGCAAGAGACCCCGTCTTCCTCGGTCTGCGGCTTGGTCCGCACCTTCCTCGGG
It contains:
- the ARHGDIG gene encoding rho GDP-dissociation inhibitor 3, with protein sequence MLGLDACELGAQLLELLRLALCARVLLTDKEGRQLSPDEALDEAVPEYRAPGRKSLQEIQQLDPDDESLVKYKRALLGPLPPLVDPSLPNVQVTRLTLMSEQAPGPITMDLTGELAALKNQVFVLKEGVDYKVKITFKVNKEIVSGLKCLHHTYRQGLRVDKAVYMVGSYGPSAQEYEFVTPVEEVPRGALVRGAYVVTSFFTDDDRTDHMSWEWGLHICQDWKS
- the PDIA2 gene encoding protein disulfide-isomerase A2: MDGQLLLVLLLLLLGASGPEGQGPGPGEPEEEPPKEEIPEEDGILVLSRRNLGLALREHRTLLVQFYAPWCGHCKALAPEYSKAAALLAAESAKARLAKVDGPAETELTEEFAVTAYPTLKFFRDGNRTHPEEYTGPREAEGIAEWLRRRAGPSATRLEDEDGAQALIDGRDVVVIGFFQDLQDEDVATFLALAQDALDMTFGLTDQPKLFQKFGLTKDTVVLFKKFDEGRADFPVDEELGLDQGDLSHFLLTHSMRLVTEFNSQTSPKIFSARILNHLLLFVNQTLASHRELLAGFGEAAPPFRGQVLFVVVDVGADNGHVLQYFGLKAEEAPTLRFINMETTKKYAPAHGGPLTATSVTAFCHAVLGGEVKPYLLSQELPPDWDQRPVKTLVGKNFEQVAFDETKNVFIKFYAPWCTHCKEMAAAWEALAEKYKDHEDIIIAELDATANELEAFPVHGFPTLKFFPAGPGRKVIEYKRTRDLETFSKFLDNGGELPAEEPTEEPAAPFPETPANSTTEPKEEL